One Triticum dicoccoides isolate Atlit2015 ecotype Zavitan chromosome 5B, WEW_v2.0, whole genome shotgun sequence genomic window carries:
- the LOC119312192 gene encoding 60S ribosomal protein L4-1-like — protein sequence MATTARPLVSVKALDGDMATDAAGVPMPHVMKAPIRPDVITFAHRLLSCNSRQPYAVSRKAGHQTSAESWGTGRAVSRIPRVGGGGTHRAGQGAFGNMCRGGRMFAPTRIWRKWHRRVNVRLRRVAVASALAATAVPAIVTARGHRIESVPEFPLVVSDSAEGIEKTAQAIKVLKQLGAYADAEKAKESVGIRPGKGKMRNRRYINRKGPLIVYGTEGSKIVKAFRNLPGVDVANVERLNLLDLAPGGHLGRFVIWTESAFKKLDEVYGSFEASSSKKKGFVLPRPKMTNADLGRLINSDEVQSVVKPINKEVKRREARKNPLKNAAAVLKLNPYFGTARRMAVLAEAVRVKARKEKINSKRTKLSAEEASKIKAAGKAWYQTMISDSDYTEFDVFSKWLGVSQ from the exons atggccaccACTGCGCGCCCGCTCGTCTCCGTCAAGGCCCTGGACGGGGACATGGCCACCGACGCGGCCGGTGTCCCGATGCCGCACGTCATGAAGGCGCCGATCCGCCCCGACGTCATCACCTTCGCCCACAGGCTCCTCTCCTGCAACAGCCGCCAGCCCTACGCCGTCTCCCGCAAGGCCGGTCACCAGACCTCGGCCGAGTCCTGGGGCACGGGCCGCGCCGTCTCGCGTATCCcgcgtgtcggcggcggcggcacccACCGCGCCGGCCAGGGAGCCTTCGGCAACATGTGCCGTGGCGGACGCATGTTCGCGCCCACCCGGATCTGGCGCAAGTGGCACCGCCGCGTCAACGTCCGCCTCCGCCGCGTCGCCGTCGCCTCCGccctcgccgccaccgccgtccCCGCCATCGTCACCGCCCGCGGCCACCGCATCGAGTCCGTCCCCGAGTTCCCGCTCGTCGTCTCCGACTCGGCCGAGGGCATCGAGAAGACCGCCCAGGCCATCAAGGTCCTCAAGCAGCTGGGCGCCTACGCCGACGCCGAGAAGGCCAAGGAGTCCGTCGGCATCCGCCCCGGCAAGGGTAAGATGCGCAACCGCAGGTACATCAACCGCAAGGGGCCCCTCATCGTCTACGGCACCGAGGGCTCCAAGATCGTCAAGGCCTTCCGCAACCTCCCCGGTGTGGATGTTGCCAACGTCGAGCGCCTCAACCTGCTCGaccttgcccctggtggccacctcgGCCGGTTTGTGATCTGGACTGAGTCTGCCTTCAAGAAGCTGGACGAGGTGTACGGCTCCTTTGAGGCGTCTTcctccaagaagaagggcttcgttCTCCCCAGGCCCAAGATGACCAACGCTGACCTTGGCCGCCTCATCAACTCTGATGAGGTCCAGTCTGTGGTGAAGCCCATCAACAAGGAGGTCAAGCGCAGGGAGGCCAGGAAGAACCCTCTGAAGAACGCTGCTGCCGTCCTCAAGCTGAACCCCTACTTCGGAACTGCCCGCAGGATGGCAGTTCTTGCTGAGGCAGTCCGTGTCAAGGCCAGGAAGGAGAAGATCAATTCCAAGAGGACCAAGCTCAGCGCG GAGGAGGCTTCTAAGATCAAGGCTGCTGGGAAGGCCTGGTACCAGACCATGATCTCTGACAGCGACTACACCGAGTTCGACGTCTTCTCCAAGTGGCTCGGCGTCAGCCAGTGA